Proteins found in one Paenibacillus wynnii genomic segment:
- a CDS encoding response regulator transcription factor codes for MGRQQLLIVEDDETIAYGIQVFMQKRNFKVTCVESVHKAKTILQTQPFDLILLDWNLPDGNGYELCAYFKKTSSTPVIFLTVRDDAKDIVKGLDMGADDYIIKPFQLSILFSRINAVLRRGRVLPTTSNLSCEGIMLDKTKTQVFCDDKEVLLTASEYRLLLILLENKNKTLTRRILLESLWDMDGAFVNDNTLTVTMKRLREKLGDPSCMKTIRGIGYRAEDADE; via the coding sequence ATGGGAAGACAACAATTACTAATCGTTGAAGATGATGAGACTATTGCCTATGGGATTCAGGTATTTATGCAAAAGAGGAACTTTAAGGTAACCTGCGTAGAAAGTGTTCATAAGGCAAAAACAATTTTGCAAACCCAACCGTTTGATCTAATACTGCTGGATTGGAATCTTCCTGATGGAAATGGGTACGAGTTGTGTGCTTACTTCAAGAAAACCTCAAGTACACCTGTTATTTTTCTAACCGTTCGGGATGATGCGAAGGATATTGTGAAGGGACTCGACATGGGTGCAGACGACTATATTATAAAGCCGTTTCAGTTAAGTATTTTGTTCTCTCGTATTAACGCTGTACTTCGCCGGGGTAGAGTTTTACCCACAACAAGCAACCTGTCCTGTGAAGGAATTATGCTGGATAAGACCAAGACTCAGGTGTTTTGTGATGATAAAGAGGTGCTGCTGACCGCCAGCGAATACCGGCTGCTACTAATTCTTTTGGAGAACAAAAATAAAACCTTAACCCGTAGAATTCTACTTGAAAGCTTATGGGATATGGACGGTGCTTTTGTAAATGACAACACACTGACCGTAACCATGAAGAGACTCCGAGAGAAGCTGGGAGATCCATCCTGCATGAAAACGATTCGCGGAATCGGCTACAGAGCGGAGGATGCTGATGAGTAG